In Bacteriovorax stolpii, a single genomic region encodes these proteins:
- a CDS encoding HNH endonuclease signature motif containing protein codes for MKNALKITAALFITLIFAGEISAQDFPTGPELSETPGKLCDQPSKLRYPEKIAYCDRDVSYETKEIIIHEYDQKFNYSIAKMPRGEFKIDHLIPLCAGGSNDITNLWPQHKSVYAITDPLEPVICSKMAQGRLKQKDAVSLVIEAKTHLERTKKIIEYVSRL; via the coding sequence ATGAAAAACGCATTGAAAATCACCGCGGCCCTTTTTATTACTCTTATCTTTGCAGGAGAGATTTCTGCACAAGATTTCCCGACAGGACCGGAGCTCTCAGAGACTCCAGGTAAACTTTGCGACCAACCATCTAAGCTTCGCTATCCAGAAAAAATCGCTTACTGTGATCGCGACGTTTCTTATGAAACCAAAGAAATCATCATCCACGAGTATGATCAGAAGTTTAATTATTCTATCGCTAAAATGCCGCGTGGAGAGTTCAAGATTGATCACCTGATTCCACTTTGTGCAGGTGGATCAAATGACATTACAAACCTCTGGCCTCAACATAAGTCAGTCTATGCAATCACTGATCCGCTGGAACCAGTCATCTGTTCAAAAATGGCCCAAGGCCGCCTGAAGCAAAAAGATGCGGTTTCTTTAGTTATCGAAGCTAAGACCCACTTAGAGCGTACGAAGAAAATTATTGAGTACGTCAGTCGACTTTAA
- the gloA gene encoding lactoylglutathione lyase: MENIKGLCTNPDPVTQKYVFNHTMLRVRDPEVSLDFYSRILGMKLLRKIDFNEWKFSLYFLAMIENESQIPTDNDKSRARFTAGLSGVLELTHNHGTELEEKTPYHNGNTEPRGFGHICFSVPDIKAACARFEALGVPFQKKLGEGGMKDIAFIKDPDNYWVEIIEA; encoded by the coding sequence ATGGAAAATATTAAAGGTCTCTGCACTAATCCTGATCCAGTTACTCAAAAATATGTTTTTAACCACACTATGCTTCGCGTGCGCGATCCCGAAGTGTCGCTGGACTTTTACTCGCGCATCCTAGGCATGAAGCTTTTAAGAAAAATCGATTTCAATGAATGGAAATTTTCTCTTTATTTCCTGGCCATGATTGAAAATGAATCTCAAATCCCAACAGACAACGATAAATCGCGTGCGCGTTTTACAGCAGGTCTCAGTGGTGTTTTAGAGTTAACTCATAATCATGGGACAGAGTTGGAAGAAAAGACTCCGTACCACAACGGGAACACTGAACCTCGTGGGTTTGGGCATATTTGTTTTTCTGTCCCAGATATCAAAGCAGCTTGTGCGCGTTTTGAAGCACTTGGCGTGCCTTTCCAAAAGAAATTGGGAGAAGGGGGAATGAAGGATATTGCCTTTATTAAAGACCCGGATAACTATTGGGTGGAGATTATCGAGGCCTAA
- a CDS encoding TCR/Tet family MFS transporter, with the protein MRNSQARMTFIFVTILLDAIGIGLVVPILPEVIRRFGSDEAFVSTFYGYFISLYSFMLFFASPLLGSLSDRFGRRPVLLIALCGSGLDYLLMAFAPNLTILFIGRVISGLTGASITVASSYIADVSTDKNRTQNFGMIGAAFGLGFVIGPAIGGIIGSFGHNWPFILAAIMSLTNFIFGLFVLPESLPAEKRKTRIDKSQLNPIRSVITAMFYSPAAILIWAFFLTNLAGQSHPSIWALFTHYKFQWNSMEIGISLTVVGIAFGLGQGFTTRIVTPKIGELKSVIYGLIVLVANFLLYALVTKSWMLYAATSLLLFTSIVMPSLQSMITKGTPSEEQGELQGTLVAITSLTSIIGPLVYTGLFSFFTKKDHYPLPGAPYIAAAAFTLVCLFLVLKGRHKIREQSTN; encoded by the coding sequence ATGAGAAATTCACAGGCCAGAATGACATTTATCTTTGTCACTATACTCTTAGACGCTATCGGCATCGGTCTCGTCGTTCCTATTTTGCCGGAAGTTATCCGAAGATTTGGAAGCGATGAAGCTTTTGTCAGTACGTTCTATGGGTACTTCATTTCTCTTTACTCATTCATGCTCTTTTTTGCTTCTCCTCTACTAGGTTCTCTCTCTGACCGCTTTGGCCGCAGACCTGTTCTATTGATCGCTTTATGTGGCTCCGGACTCGATTATCTTTTAATGGCCTTTGCTCCTAACCTCACCATCCTTTTTATTGGACGCGTGATCTCGGGTCTGACCGGTGCAAGCATTACCGTGGCCTCTTCTTATATTGCCGATGTCTCTACTGATAAAAACCGCACCCAAAATTTTGGTATGATTGGCGCGGCCTTTGGTCTGGGGTTTGTGATTGGACCGGCCATTGGAGGAATCATAGGAAGCTTTGGTCACAACTGGCCTTTTATTCTTGCGGCCATCATGTCTTTGACGAACTTTATTTTCGGTCTTTTTGTTCTTCCTGAATCACTGCCGGCCGAAAAAAGAAAAACAAGAATCGACAAATCACAACTCAACCCAATTAGATCAGTTATCACCGCCATGTTCTATTCTCCAGCGGCGATTTTAATCTGGGCCTTCTTTTTAACCAACCTTGCCGGTCAATCCCATCCGAGCATCTGGGCCTTGTTTACTCACTACAAGTTCCAGTGGAACTCAATGGAAATCGGAATCTCTCTGACCGTCGTGGGAATTGCCTTTGGATTAGGTCAAGGTTTTACCACAAGAATTGTCACACCAAAAATTGGAGAATTAAAATCGGTGATCTATGGACTCATTGTTTTAGTGGCCAATTTTCTTCTTTATGCTTTAGTCACCAAGTCGTGGATGCTCTATGCGGCCACGTCACTTCTTTTATTCACCAGTATCGTTATGCCTTCGTTGCAGTCAATGATTACTAAAGGCACCCCCTCTGAAGAGCAAGGTGAATTACAAGGAACACTGGTGGCCATTACCAGCCTGACGTCTATTATTGGCCCATTAGTGTATACGGGGTTGTTTTCTTTCTTCACGAAAAAAGACCATTACCCGCTTCCTGGCGCTCCTTATATTGCAGCGGCAGCATTCACCTTAGTGTGTCTGTTTTTAGTTTTAAAAGGCCGCCATAAAATCCGCGAGCAGTCGACCAATTAG
- a CDS encoding MAPEG family protein: MNPNLIYYPCFALLLLSAMVLVRMFLTRVQGIKSGQVDFRYFKTYNHAEKDLPTQMTQASRNFTNLFEVPTLFYMVCAFSLITQQVDGFFLWLAWIYVALRYLHSLIHLTNNKIMPRMAVYGLSWIVLIIMGVILAFRIAGSL; encoded by the coding sequence ATGAATCCAAATCTTATCTACTACCCGTGTTTTGCTTTATTACTTCTTTCGGCAATGGTTCTTGTGCGAATGTTTTTAACCCGTGTTCAAGGCATTAAAAGCGGCCAGGTCGACTTCAGGTATTTTAAAACCTATAACCATGCCGAAAAAGACCTGCCGACACAGATGACCCAAGCTTCACGCAATTTCACCAATCTTTTTGAAGTGCCGACACTCTTTTATATGGTCTGTGCATTCTCGCTGATCACACAACAGGTTGACGGATTTTTTCTGTGGCTGGCGTGGATTTACGTGGCCCTTCGTTATTTGCATTCTCTCATCCATTTAACCAATAATAAGATCATGCCTCGAATGGCGGTTTACGGGTTAAGCTGGATTGTTCTTATCATTATGGGAGTTATCCTGGCGTTTAGAATCGCGGGGAGTCTTTAA
- a CDS encoding iron-containing redox enzyme family protein produces the protein MDKLKEALNHSVSILLNSYESMPWENKDFYANYIAQTFFYVRHSTRMLALSAGRLNYEQQQMIHLRFLKHLGEEANHERLALNDLKALGYSIEDFKELNSTRFFYEPQYFKIEHQDPLALMGYILYLEVLAQKICPPLSKKLSTIYGKKAVTFLFVHGEEDPHHVEEAQKLLASFPPQTLEIITKNLLQSSCAFNWMMKEIEDSVAFQPLKKIA, from the coding sequence ATGGATAAGTTAAAAGAGGCCCTAAATCACTCCGTAAGCATTCTCTTAAACTCTTATGAGAGCATGCCTTGGGAGAATAAAGATTTCTACGCTAATTACATAGCGCAAACTTTTTTTTATGTCAGGCATTCGACTCGAATGCTTGCTCTTAGTGCTGGAAGACTTAATTATGAACAACAACAAATGATACACCTTAGATTTTTAAAACATTTAGGAGAAGAGGCCAACCATGAACGCCTGGCACTTAATGACTTAAAAGCACTAGGGTACTCAATCGAGGATTTTAAAGAACTCAACTCTACCCGTTTTTTCTATGAACCTCAGTATTTCAAGATTGAACACCAAGATCCGCTCGCGCTTATGGGCTATATTCTCTATCTGGAGGTTCTGGCACAAAAAATTTGTCCACCTCTTTCTAAAAAGCTTTCGACCATTTATGGCAAAAAGGCAGTTACTTTTCTTTTTGTTCACGGAGAAGAAGATCCTCACCACGTTGAAGAGGCCCAAAAACTATTGGCGAGCTTTCCACCACAAACTCTCGAAATTATCACCAAAAACCTTCTGCAATCCTCGTGTGCATTCAACTGGATGATGAAAGAAATAGAAGACTCTGTGGCATTCCAACCATTGAAAAAAATAGCTTAA
- a CDS encoding sensor histidine kinase, with protein sequence MPKEIVILFGFFAAFVFINFVIYLFLFFKMKEKLFRELAVYWLLVLFVFIIEGGVKTGELALSLVFIVNILPIYIMSNFLIRSYDMNLNAKKYVISSFVVIVLAIINDQLNFPFFVLAFPIAFVSAMPMIEAIYHTLKTKKKEASFVQKFMAGAVFVPGIFCCFHYAIARNIPGTEMVGYGSAFLNYIIASIALPVFVIQELNREKTEKLELLVAERTKELYASKIQKEKLLRVVVHDISNSLQALILQTSRLSLSRDEKVIEASIRMMKNLDAISDLTKHVKEMEHLRAKSGKLHPVSIDECFSEIKELFCERYQQKNVHLHFINKVPADIVIYVDKVSFIHSVASNIISNALKFSYPNSEVVVTATEDNGQVHFVVQDYGVGMSEKYLTSLFEFEASFTTLGTGGERGTGFGMPLVKNYTEIFGGTVSASSSQHKEASGTRIQVSLPAVVHRDHATSLN encoded by the coding sequence ATGCCTAAAGAGATAGTTATTTTATTCGGATTTTTTGCGGCGTTTGTTTTTATAAACTTCGTCATCTATCTTTTTCTTTTTTTTAAGATGAAAGAAAAGCTTTTCCGTGAGCTTGCTGTTTACTGGTTATTAGTTCTTTTTGTTTTTATCATTGAAGGAGGAGTTAAGACTGGTGAACTGGCCTTGAGTCTTGTTTTCATTGTTAATATTCTTCCTATTTATATTATGTCTAATTTTCTGATCCGTTCTTATGACATGAATTTAAATGCCAAGAAGTATGTTATCTCTTCTTTTGTTGTTATCGTTCTGGCAATTATTAATGATCAGCTGAACTTTCCATTTTTTGTTCTGGCCTTCCCCATTGCTTTTGTTTCGGCCATGCCGATGATTGAAGCCATTTATCACACTTTGAAAACCAAGAAGAAGGAAGCTTCTTTTGTGCAAAAATTTATGGCCGGAGCTGTTTTTGTACCCGGGATTTTTTGCTGTTTTCATTATGCTATCGCTCGCAATATCCCAGGGACAGAGATGGTTGGCTATGGTTCGGCCTTCTTGAATTATATTATTGCATCAATCGCTTTACCGGTATTTGTTATCCAGGAACTCAACCGTGAAAAAACAGAAAAGCTTGAGCTTTTAGTCGCAGAAAGAACTAAGGAACTCTATGCTTCTAAAATACAAAAAGAGAAGCTTCTGCGTGTTGTGGTTCATGATATTTCCAATTCCCTTCAGGCCCTTATCCTTCAGACCAGCAGGCTTTCATTGTCTCGCGATGAGAAAGTTATTGAAGCCTCTATTCGCATGATGAAAAACTTAGATGCAATTAGTGATCTTACTAAACACGTAAAAGAAATGGAGCACCTACGGGCCAAGTCCGGGAAGCTTCATCCTGTATCTATTGACGAATGTTTTTCAGAGATCAAAGAGCTCTTTTGTGAGCGTTATCAGCAGAAAAATGTACATCTCCATTTTATAAACAAGGTTCCTGCTGATATTGTCATTTATGTAGATAAAGTGAGTTTTATTCATTCAGTGGCATCGAATATTATTTCTAACGCTTTGAAATTTTCTTACCCTAACTCTGAGGTAGTGGTGACTGCGACTGAAGATAATGGACAAGTTCATTTTGTTGTTCAGGATTATGGTGTAGGGATGAGCGAAAAGTATTTAACTAGTTTATTTGAATTTGAAGCCTCTTTCACCACTTTAGGTACGGGTGGTGAAAGAGGAACAGGATTTGGAATGCCATTAGTTAAAAATTATACAGAAATTTTTGGTGGAACAGTATCAGCAAGTTCAAGCCAGCACAAGGAAGCAAGCGGGACGCGCATTCAGGTGAGCTTGCCTGCAGTTGTTCATAGAGATCATGCCACCAGTCTTAATTGA
- a CDS encoding DUF4423 domain-containing protein, which translates to MSEYNFTEFKDFFEYNLKKYNRDSEGVKIFTLNDLSKRLGYKSPSLLSMIATGRRLPSNEILEVLFEEWKIEKNQREIIRIRLEIEKRMRKNKPAGLLLERLAKIDKKSKYQMIDLDAFNSIKEWHNLVLQMLVSTPDFKEDYTQISYLLKRKVTPSQVRKGIETLLKVGLIKRNPKTGELESATPDSSNETTHDIPSEAIREHHKGMIARALEAVEEQSVHERHLNALTLKFNKDKTDEAKAFILNFVKDFNSKFYDHASNDIHQLNVQFFGHTNSNHVSSKETLQ; encoded by the coding sequence ATGAGCGAGTACAATTTTACTGAATTTAAAGATTTTTTTGAGTACAACTTAAAGAAATATAACCGTGACAGCGAAGGAGTAAAGATTTTTACTCTCAATGACCTGTCAAAGAGACTGGGCTACAAATCTCCAAGTCTTTTGTCCATGATTGCAACAGGCAGGCGCCTTCCTTCAAATGAGATTTTAGAAGTTTTATTTGAAGAATGGAAGATTGAAAAAAACCAAAGAGAAATTATCCGCATTCGCTTAGAGATTGAAAAACGTATGCGCAAAAATAAGCCTGCGGGTCTTTTGTTAGAACGCCTGGCAAAGATTGATAAAAAATCCAAATACCAAATGATTGACCTGGATGCTTTTAATTCTATCAAGGAATGGCATAACCTGGTTTTACAAATGCTGGTATCCACTCCTGACTTTAAAGAAGACTACACTCAGATAAGTTATCTTCTAAAACGTAAAGTGACACCTTCCCAAGTAAGAAAGGGGATTGAGACGCTTTTAAAAGTTGGCCTGATTAAGCGCAACCCAAAAACGGGAGAGCTTGAGTCGGCGACACCCGATTCAAGTAATGAAACAACTCATGATATTCCAAGTGAGGCGATCCGCGAGCACCACAAAGGGATGATTGCCCGGGCCCTCGAAGCAGTTGAAGAGCAGAGTGTCCATGAAAGGCACTTGAATGCTCTTACATTAAAGTTTAACAAAGATAAAACAGATGAGGCCAAGGCCTTCATTCTCAATTTCGTCAAAGATTTTAACAGCAAATTTTACGATCATGCGTCCAATGACATTCATCAGCTCAATGTACAGTTTTTTGGACATACAAATAGCAACCATGTCTCAAGTAAGGAAACACTCCAATGA
- a CDS encoding response regulator yields the protein MASDQAFEKKLFRPLKKKLLFVVIIVSTIFTSIVVFIHFNYEYKDEVSNLDKKLQQIKTSTIPAMVSASWQEDRSYLNVQAESLITIKDIEKVTITNSDNIPIIIKTNLQESPSDEVRTYRYPLYYNHTYDNGTEYLGYLEITATTSYIKADLYKRIGFFVLAQFIKTFMISWIILLVFHYYINKNLEQIVKFIQNFNLNSVDENLLHIERKNKYKDEIDLLEDSINRMVKKIRHLNVEKERKISEQEKKIEMQKVSAINSSKMAALGEMAGGIAHEINNPLTVIHTKTRIMEKMIERGIPDSELFLKNTKSIIGTVDKISNVIQGLKDISKDASNEEKKDTVIRDLLENILNLCEEKIRNHNIDLICDLNAPYFQTHLNCYQIQLSQVFIILLNNSFDALEKRADKWIKIEASQNKKWYFLHFIDSGEGIDRAIADRMFQPFFTTKDVGKGTGLGLSFAYEVITKHGGEIYYDEHYQNTCFTIKLLLKERKSILVVDDDIDIREAICAYLKLEGYNTIEAQNGKKALEMVKDKKIEFVISDIRMPDGGGLFLLDELRKIDRVIPYVILVTGQADITREEAIKRGALDLLKKPLEMERIVGLIKFIENSYDEFIEV from the coding sequence ATGGCAAGCGATCAAGCTTTTGAAAAAAAACTCTTCCGACCTCTCAAAAAGAAACTACTTTTTGTGGTTATCATTGTCAGTACAATCTTCACATCCATCGTCGTTTTCATTCATTTTAATTATGAGTATAAAGATGAAGTTTCCAACCTCGACAAAAAGCTTCAACAGATAAAAACCTCAACAATTCCGGCGATGGTCAGTGCTTCCTGGCAAGAAGACCGCTCGTACCTGAATGTTCAGGCCGAGAGCTTAATCACGATTAAGGACATTGAAAAAGTCACGATTACCAACAGTGACAACATCCCTATTATTATCAAAACCAACTTACAGGAGTCTCCTTCTGATGAAGTGAGAACTTACCGCTACCCGCTTTACTATAATCACACCTACGACAATGGCACCGAATACCTGGGATACCTGGAAATCACGGCCACCACTAGTTATATCAAAGCTGACCTCTACAAACGAATTGGTTTTTTCGTTTTGGCCCAATTTATTAAAACCTTTATGATTTCCTGGATTATTCTTTTGGTCTTCCATTACTACATCAACAAAAACCTGGAACAGATCGTAAAGTTTATCCAGAATTTCAACTTAAATTCGGTTGATGAAAATCTACTGCATATAGAGAGGAAAAATAAATACAAAGATGAAATTGACCTGTTGGAAGACTCTATTAACCGCATGGTAAAAAAAATCAGGCATCTCAATGTTGAAAAAGAACGAAAAATAAGCGAGCAGGAAAAGAAAATAGAGATGCAAAAAGTCTCGGCCATCAATAGTTCGAAAATGGCAGCTCTGGGTGAAATGGCCGGAGGAATTGCTCATGAAATTAACAATCCTCTGACAGTTATTCATACCAAGACCCGCATCATGGAAAAGATGATTGAGCGCGGGATTCCCGACAGTGAACTTTTCCTAAAGAATACTAAATCTATTATAGGGACAGTAGATAAAATCTCAAACGTGATTCAGGGATTAAAAGATATTTCTAAAGACGCTTCCAATGAGGAGAAAAAAGACACCGTTATACGGGACTTGTTGGAAAACATCCTCAATCTCTGCGAAGAAAAAATCCGCAATCACAATATTGATTTAATTTGTGATTTAAATGCTCCATATTTTCAAACCCACTTGAACTGTTATCAAATCCAACTCTCCCAGGTCTTTATAATCCTGCTTAACAACTCTTTTGATGCTCTGGAAAAGCGTGCAGACAAGTGGATTAAGATTGAAGCTTCACAAAATAAAAAATGGTATTTCCTGCATTTTATTGATTCTGGCGAAGGCATTGACCGCGCCATTGCAGATCGCATGTTCCAGCCCTTTTTTACGACTAAGGATGTAGGAAAAGGCACGGGATTGGGATTGAGTTTTGCCTATGAGGTTATCACTAAACATGGTGGAGAGATTTATTATGATGAACACTATCAGAACACCTGTTTTACCATCAAGCTCCTTTTAAAAGAAAGAAAATCCATCCTGGTTGTGGACGACGATATTGATATCCGCGAAGCGATCTGTGCCTACTTAAAACTTGAAGGCTACAACACAATTGAAGCACAAAACGGAAAAAAGGCACTGGAAATGGTCAAAGACAAGAAAATCGAGTTTGTCATTAGCGATATCCGCATGCCTGATGGTGGAGGTCTTTTCCTTTTAGACGAGCTTCGAAAGATTGACCGGGTTATCCCCTATGTCATCCTGGTTACCGGCCAGGCCGATATCACCCGCGAAGAAGCAATCAAACGTGGGGCCTTGGACCTGCTCAAAAAACCACTGGAGATGGAGCGCATCGTGGGGCTGATTAAATTTATTGAAAACTCTTACGACGAATTTATTGAAGTTTAG
- a CDS encoding SAM-dependent methyltransferase: MQTFIEKALDHSPFWDVCCDHGYVGIGALYTKRFSHVHFVDQVPHIIERLDQLIKQSPDFKEDFPYSLHTMSGESLDGDITGTFLIAGVGGMTIKNILSAALKKETLKAQRLLLSPHTDEAVMSAYIMSEDFKNYYSIKERLMLLDGKKHRPLYILDRN; the protein is encoded by the coding sequence ATGCAAACATTTATTGAAAAGGCCCTGGATCACAGTCCCTTTTGGGACGTGTGTTGTGACCACGGTTATGTGGGGATTGGTGCCCTCTATACTAAGCGCTTTTCTCACGTGCATTTTGTCGATCAAGTGCCACACATTATAGAGCGACTAGATCAACTCATTAAACAGTCCCCAGATTTTAAAGAGGATTTTCCCTATAGCCTGCATACAATGTCAGGGGAATCTCTGGACGGCGATATCACCGGAACCTTTCTTATTGCCGGAGTCGGAGGAATGACCATTAAGAATATTCTTTCTGCGGCCTTAAAAAAAGAAACGCTTAAAGCACAACGCTTGCTACTTTCTCCTCATACAGATGAAGCTGTGATGAGTGCTTATATAATGAGTGAAGATTTTAAAAATTATTACTCTATCAAAGAGCGCCTGATGCTGTTGGATGGAAAAAAACACCGTCCGCTTTATATTCTCGATAGAAACTAA
- a CDS encoding esterase/lipase family protein, translated as MLSKILTTICLSFIFSSFAWAQTPKHYVFLVHGIGASPTTFGKMGETLKRESQGFDPHTDWQFINFAYQTGSATKDVAIFSKELSDYIAESFRNAGGLNPEDKFSLVMHSQGGLIGLNFLLKSFMGDSNYHPELKHHLDAFVTMGTPYWGAKIAIFANRMMPILSYLRIPLSEKFGVEELKDMELASDFAAQMRETLIDPKNQEVVREMTTQGRFLVFAGVTERLNLLAPFVTGKNRYEDDTAVPIPSSKLDFIYYKDPEFYNDYVTANEFSETHMVEAENNIVVNAFHASPFPQKSKFPGIAKVPDRCANISYRDCDHPTYPTLVEHLFKLQREPAFVRDLTSFAIDLKINLKGKSIDRKKMSIAFKGLTTGLKIGKDIELYNKVSRWSDEGDFRLYHTGYIDSKKTTSTVGRVEMIITAPGFKDRTVIVPVKSAQSTFIELNW; from the coding sequence GTGCTATCTAAAATCCTTACCACCATTTGTCTTTCATTCATTTTTTCCTCTTTTGCCTGGGCGCAGACGCCGAAGCACTATGTGTTTTTAGTTCATGGAATTGGCGCGAGTCCAACGACTTTTGGAAAGATGGGTGAAACTTTAAAAAGAGAATCACAGGGATTTGACCCACACACAGACTGGCAGTTTATTAACTTTGCCTATCAAACTGGAAGTGCCACTAAAGATGTGGCCATTTTTTCTAAAGAGCTGAGTGATTATATCGCTGAGTCTTTTAGAAATGCCGGAGGTCTAAACCCCGAAGACAAATTTTCTCTGGTGATGCACTCACAGGGAGGATTGATCGGACTTAACTTTCTTCTTAAGTCATTTATGGGAGATAGTAACTATCACCCGGAATTAAAACATCACCTGGATGCATTTGTAACGATGGGGACTCCTTACTGGGGAGCAAAGATTGCTATTTTTGCTAATCGTATGATGCCAATTCTCTCTTACCTACGCATTCCACTCTCGGAAAAATTTGGTGTTGAAGAATTAAAAGACATGGAGCTTGCTTCTGATTTTGCCGCTCAAATGCGTGAGACTCTTATCGATCCTAAAAACCAGGAAGTGGTTAGAGAAATGACGACTCAAGGTCGATTTTTGGTTTTTGCGGGAGTTACAGAAAGGCTAAATCTACTGGCCCCTTTTGTAACAGGGAAAAACCGTTATGAAGACGATACGGCCGTGCCGATTCCTTCCTCGAAATTAGATTTCATCTATTACAAAGATCCTGAATTCTACAATGATTACGTCACTGCCAACGAGTTTAGTGAAACTCATATGGTAGAAGCAGAAAACAATATTGTAGTGAATGCCTTTCATGCTTCGCCTTTTCCTCAAAAATCGAAATTCCCGGGGATTGCCAAGGTTCCTGATCGTTGCGCCAATATCAGTTACCGAGACTGTGATCATCCGACATACCCAACATTAGTAGAGCATCTTTTTAAATTGCAGAGAGAACCGGCCTTTGTCCGTGACCTGACAAGTTTTGCGATTGATTTAAAAATTAATTTAAAAGGAAAGAGTATCGACCGCAAAAAAATGTCTATTGCTTTTAAGGGGCTGACAACTGGACTTAAGATTGGAAAAGATATTGAGCTTTATAATAAAGTCAGTCGTTGGAGTGATGAAGGGGATTTTCGCCTCTATCACACAGGATACATTGATTCTAAAAAAACCACATCGACAGTCGGAAGAGTGGAGATGATTATTACGGCCCCTGGCTTTAAAGACCGAACGGTGATTGTGCCGGTTAAAAGTGCTCAAAGCACTTTTATTGAACTCAACTGGTAA
- a CDS encoding response regulator produces the protein MEILNRYAQYSILLVDDDEEICDLIRAYIGRMDSIKNMIVVHDGQSAVTKLRNQKFDLILLDMVMPRKTGYDLLTEFEADKLNINSVDKVLAMSGSMDKDIFTIATHHGVRNFLIKPFDEDIFLQKISKILPVKAS, from the coding sequence ATGGAAATACTCAATCGATACGCCCAGTACAGCATCCTTCTTGTTGATGACGATGAAGAAATTTGCGATTTAATCCGGGCCTACATTGGGCGTATGGATTCCATCAAAAATATGATCGTTGTCCACGACGGCCAGAGTGCTGTGACTAAACTTAGAAACCAAAAATTTGACCTCATTCTCCTCGACATGGTTATGCCTAGAAAGACTGGCTACGATCTCTTAACAGAGTTTGAGGCCGATAAACTCAACATCAATAGCGTTGATAAAGTCCTGGCCATGTCTGGATCTATGGATAAAGACATCTTTACGATTGCCACTCACCACGGAGTGAGAAACTTTTTAATTAAACCTTTTGATGAAGACATTTTTTTACAGAAAATTTCCAAGATCTTGCCTGTCAAAGCATCTTAG